A genomic window from Strix uralensis isolate ZFMK-TIS-50842 chromosome 20, bStrUra1, whole genome shotgun sequence includes:
- the LOC141952669 gene encoding caspase-1-like, which produces MADKLLLNVRTGFVERVRKPVISGLLDDLLAQGVLNLEEVDEVQDGYTVRADKARCLIDSVRLKGAKASQIFIVSLRNRDGTLAEQLGLAANSGPPGEQLASADTEAPSGPPVSIRGQEWIRQCSLSEYQHIRDTEGDQIYPIHLPRETRTRRALLICNTEFEHLSRRNGAEVDVEGMTKLLEGLGYVVEFHCNLTSQEMATVMKDFANHKEHWTSDSTFLVFMSHGVRAGLCGTKSRDKTTDILSFDTIYNRFNNKHCQALLGKPKVVIIQSCRGGNIGSVLVRDSAEPALPAPSSAHTIPEGLENDAICEVHLESDFATLHSSTPDTVSWRSPVTGCLFIQRLIEQFRNHACNSNLQEIFRKVQYSFGKFPQQLPAQERTTMLRKFYLFPGH; this is translated from the exons ATGGCGG ACAAGCTGCTCCTGAATGTGCGGACAGGCTTTGTGGAGCGTGTGAGAAAGCCGGTGATCTCTGGGCTGCTGGATGACCTGCTCGCCCAAGGGGTGCTGAACCTCGAGGAGGTGGACGAGGTGCAGGATGGATACACAGTGCGCGCTGACAAGGCCCGCTGCCTCATCGACAGTGTGCGCCTGAAGGGTGCCAAGGCCAGCCAGATCTTCATCGTCAGCCTCAGGAACCGTGATGGCACCTTGGCGGAGCAGCTGGGTCTGGCCGCTAACTCTG GGCCCCCCGGTGAGCAGCTGGCCTCCGCCGACACTGAAGCTCCCTCTGGGCCCCCTGTCAGCATCCGGGGCCAGGAGTGGATCCGGCAGTGCTCCCTGAGCGAGTACCAGCACATCAGGGACACAGAGGGAGACCAG ATTTATCCCATCCATCTACCACGGGAGACACGAACCCGTAGGGCCCTGCTCATCTGCAACACTGAGTTTGAGCACCTGAGCCGGCGGAATGGGGCTGAAGTGGACGTGGAGGGGATGACAAAGCTGCTGGAAGGGCTGGGCTACGTGGTGGAATTCCATTGCAACTTAACTTCCCAG GAAATGGCTACAGTCATGAAGGATTTTGCCAATCACAAAGAGCACTGGActtctgacagcaccttcctggtcTTCATGTCCCACGGGGTCAGGGCTGGGCTGTGCGGGACCAAGAGcagagacaagaccacagacatCCTTTCCTTCGACACCATCTACAACAGATTCAACAACAAGCACTGCCAGGCGCTGCTGGGCAAACCCAAAGTGGTCATTATCCAGTCCTGCCGTGGAG GCAACATAGGGTCCGTGTTGGTGCGTGACTCCGCAGAGCCTGCCTTGCCTGCTCCCAGCTCAGCTCACACGATCCCTGAAGGGCTGGAAAATGATGCAATCTGTGAAGTCCACCTGGAGAGTGATTTTGCCACTTTACATTCCTCCACGCCTG ATACTGTCTCCTGGAGAAGCCCAGTAACAGGCTGCCTTTTCATCCAGCGCCTGATAGAGCAGTTTCGAAACCACGCCTGTAACAGCAACTTACAGGAGATTTTCCGAAAG GTCCAATATTCCTTTGGAAAATTCCCTCAGCAGTTGCCAGCACAAGAACGGACTACGATGCTCAGGAAGTTCTACCTCTTCCCAGGCCATTGA